One region of Catenuloplanes indicus genomic DNA includes:
- the corA gene encoding magnesium/cobalt transporter CorA, producing the protein MAERNNPAAGGNGHSGGRSRTWTAPVRAMTRIIGADGSPPPTPTNDVVRSAVVDCALYVDGVRQEGPQDYASALAAAREQPNAFVWLGLHEPSEAEMAPIAEAYGLHELAVEDAIKAEQRPKLERFNDVVFLVCRTARYLEHGRLTEHSEVVETGQVLIFIGPAFVITVRHGNASKLSPVRADLEARQELLAQGPWAVAYAVTDRIVDHYIEVADGIEDDLDALEEDVFSRAGTSSIQSIYQLKRELVEFRRAVVPFQRPLLTLTSDASRGTVPKEIRRYFRDVQDHLSRTIEQVTANDDLLNSILQARLAQVSVDQNNDMRKIAAWAAIATVWTAAAGIYGMNFKFMPELEWRYSYPVLITLLVITSATLYRLFRRNGWL; encoded by the coding sequence ATGGCTGAGCGGAACAATCCGGCAGCTGGCGGCAACGGACACTCGGGGGGACGCTCCCGAACGTGGACGGCGCCGGTCAGGGCGATGACCCGGATCATCGGGGCCGACGGCTCGCCGCCGCCCACACCCACGAACGACGTGGTGCGCAGCGCGGTCGTGGACTGCGCGCTCTACGTCGACGGCGTGCGTCAGGAGGGCCCGCAGGACTACGCGTCCGCGCTGGCCGCGGCCCGGGAGCAGCCGAACGCGTTCGTCTGGCTGGGCCTGCACGAACCGAGCGAGGCCGAGATGGCGCCGATCGCGGAGGCCTACGGGCTGCACGAACTCGCGGTCGAGGACGCGATCAAGGCGGAGCAGCGGCCGAAGCTGGAACGCTTCAACGACGTGGTGTTCCTGGTTTGCCGCACCGCGCGATACCTGGAGCACGGCCGGCTGACCGAGCACTCCGAGGTGGTGGAGACCGGCCAGGTACTGATCTTCATCGGCCCGGCCTTCGTGATCACGGTCCGGCACGGCAACGCCTCGAAGCTCTCGCCGGTCCGCGCGGACCTGGAGGCGCGGCAGGAGCTGCTGGCCCAGGGCCCGTGGGCGGTCGCGTACGCGGTCACCGACCGGATCGTCGACCACTACATCGAGGTTGCGGACGGCATCGAGGACGACCTGGACGCGCTGGAGGAGGACGTCTTCTCCCGCGCCGGCACCAGCAGCATCCAGTCGATCTACCAGCTCAAACGTGAGCTGGTGGAGTTCCGGCGCGCGGTGGTGCCGTTCCAGCGGCCGCTGCTCACGCTGACCTCGGACGCCAGCCGCGGCACCGTGCCGAAGGAGATCCGTCGCTACTTCCGGGACGTGCAGGACCATCTCAGCCGCACGATCGAGCAGGTCACCGCGAACGACGACCTGCTCAACTCGATCCTGCAGGCGCGGCTCGCGCAGGTCTCGGTCGACCAGAACAACGACATGCGGAAGATCGCCGCCTGGGCCGCGATCGCCACGGTCTGGACCGCGGCCGCGGGCATCTACGGCATGAACTTCAAGTTCATGCCGGAGCTGGAGTGGCGCTACTCGTACCCGGTCCTGATCACGCTGTTGGTAATCACCTCGGCCACGCTCTACCGCCTGTTCCGGCGCAACGGATGGCTCTAG